The following coding sequences lie in one Spinacia oleracea cultivar Varoflay chromosome 1, BTI_SOV_V1, whole genome shotgun sequence genomic window:
- the LOC110801624 gene encoding plastidic glucose transporter 4, translating to MQASTFMVKGNLGFEVQNRRVAGLAGLKGLSSIRSNNLSFVNVNDNNYKSNPCKLSCGSLSMGAGFARLGLDHVMKSSPKYRSVKAQAASGGDLEDATPVKYQGKSSASVLPYVGVACLGAILFGYHLGVVNGALDYLSADLAIAGNTVLQGWVVSILLAGATVGSFTGGSLADKFGRTKTFQLDAIPLAIGAYLCATAQNVQIMMIGRLLCGIGIGISSALAPLYISEISPTEIRGALGSVNQLFICIGILAALVAGLPLAGNPLWWRTMFGIATVPSVLLALGMGFCPESPRWLFQQGKIVEAEKAVAALYGKERVPEVINDLRASVQGSSEPEAGWFDLFSSRYRKVVSVGAALFLFQQMAGINAVVYYSTSVFRSAGIASDVAASALVGASNVIGTAVASSLMDKQGRKSLLMTSFSGMAASMLLLSLSFTWKALAPYSGTLAVVGTVLYVLSFSLGAGPVPALLLPEIFASRIRAKAVALSLGMHWASNFVIGLYFLSVVTKFGISKVYLGFASVCVLAVLYIAGNVVETKGRSLEEIELALSPAV from the exons ATGCAGGCGTCAACTTTTATGGTCAAAGGCAATTTGGGTTTTGAAGTTCAGAACCGTAGAGTGGCTGGGCTTGCTGGGTTGAAAGGGTTAAGCTCAATCCGTTCCAATAATCTAAGTTTTGTGAATGTTAATGACAATAATTATAAGTCTAATCCCTGTAAATTGAGTTGTGGGTCCCTTTCGATGGGTGCTGGATTTGCAAGATTGGGTCTTGATCATGTCATGAAGTCCTCACCCAAGTACAGATCAGTCAAGGCTCAAGCTGCTTCTG GAGGAGATCTTGAAGATGCCACTCCTGTCAAATATCAAGGCAAATCTTCTGCATCAGTGTTGCCGTATGTTGGTGTTGCTTGTTTGGGAGCTATTTTGTTTGGATATCACCTTGG TGTGGTAAATGGAGCTCTTGACTACCTATCTGCGGATTTAGCTATTGCTGGCAATACTGTTTTACAAG GATGGGTTGTGAGCATATTACTTGCTGGAGCGACTGTAGGTTCATTTACTGGCGGATCTTTGGCTGATAAGTTTGGAAGGACAAAGACCTTCCAGTTAGATGCAATTCCTCTTGCAATAGGAGCTTATCTCTG TGCCACAGCACAAAATGTACAGATAATGATGATTGGTCGTTTACTTTGTGGCATTGGAATTGGCATATCATCTGCCTTAGCTCCGTTATACATTTCTGAG ATTTCGCCAACTGAAATTCGAGGTGCACTTGGTTCTGTCAACCAGCTTTTTATATGCATTGGTATTCTTGCGGCTTTGGTTGCTGGATTGCCTTTAGCAGGAAACCCTTTGTG GTGGAGGACAATGTTTGGTATTGCAACAGTTCCCTCTGTTCTCTTGGCTCTTGGGATGGGCTTCTGTCCAGAAAGCCCTAGGTGGCTTTTTCAG CAAGGAAAAATTGTTGAAGCAGAAAAGGCCGTAGCAGCCCTCTATGGAAAAGAAAGGGTTCCGGAGGTGATTAATGATTTGAGAGCATCTGTTCAAGGTTCTTCTGAACCAGAAGCTGGCTGGTTTGATCTGTTCAGTAGCCGCTACAGGAAAG TGGTAAGTGTTGGTGCTGCACTTTTCTTGTTCCAGCAAATGGCAGGAATCAATGCTGTTGTATATTACTCCACATCTGTATTCCGAAGTGCTGGAATTGCATCAGATGTTGCCGCTAGTGCCCTTGTTGGAGCATCAAATGTTATTG GCACTGCTGTCGCCTCTTCTTTAATGGACAAGCAAGGAAGAAAGAGCCTACTGATGACAAGTTTCTCAGGAATG GCTGCCTCAATGTTGTTGCTGTCACTATCGTTCACATGGAAGGCTCTAGCACCTTACTCGGGCACACTTGCCGTTGTGGGAACTGTTTT ATATGTCCTCTCGTTTTCACTTGGCGCTGGTCCTGTTCCTGCTCTTCTACTTCCGGAGATCTTCGCATCCAGAATCCGAGCAAAAGCAGTGGCTTTGTCACTGGGAATGCATTGG GCGTCAAACTTCGTAATTGGCCTTTATTTCTTAAGTGTGGTGACCAAGTTTGGAATCAGCAAAGTGTATTTGGGGTTCGCGTCAGTGTGTGTGCTTGCCGTGTTGTACATAGCTGGTAACGTTGTTGAAACAAAAGGACGATCACTTGAGGAAATAGAGCTTGCTCTAAGTCCAGCTGTTTAG
- the LOC110801647 gene encoding uncharacterized protein — MAEIIGSHQLTLDPKTLILSHHFDPLNPSNTLQLITDPYFMERGPRYNAYAQLRESKLRSKRLKLEEDEQVLEISKSEFSPARKAVRFQKIEEDEQFLEIPKSEFSPAKKSVRFQGNLLRNSKKIEENEQFLELPRSEFSPAKKTIRFQGNLQGNSKKQGYSALAQSVPDFSSALRKENRKPPSENRIPRFEKSATPPPSLSKREKMYGSATKLGGVGSKSVNSGEKQSSGKLMMMARKSYASIDELKGLSIAAANAINGENRGAKKGGSVLRKSTVFSSRYY; from the coding sequence ATGGCAGAAATAATTGGGTCACATCAATTAACCCTTGatccaaaaaccctaattctctctcatcattttgatcctcTCAATCCAAGCAATACCCTTCAATTGATCACTGATCCTTACTTCATGGAACGAGGGCCAAGATACAATGCATACGCCCAACTCAGAGAATCAAAGCTCCGATCAAAAAGACTCAAACTTGAGGAAGATGAACAAGTTTTAGAGATTTCCAAGTCAGAATTTTCTCCAGCGAGGAAGGCTGTAAGATTTCAAAAAATTGAGGAAGATGAACAGTTTTTAGAGATACCTAAATCGGAATTTTCTCCGGCGAAAAAGAGTGTAAGGTTTCAGGGGAATTTACTGCGCAACAGTAAAAAAATCGAGGAAAACGAACAGTTTTTAGAGTTGCCCAGATCAGAATTTTCGCCGGCGAAAAAGACTATAAGGTTTCAGGGGAATTTACAGGGTAACAGTAAAAAACAAGGGTACTCTGCTTTGGCTCAATCAGTGCCTGATTTCTCTTCAGCATTGAGGAAAGAAAACAGGAAGCCGCCGTCTGAGAATCGGATTCCCAGGTTTGAGAAGAGCGCAACGCCACCGCCATCATTgtcgaagagagagaaaatgtatGGGAGTGCGACAAAATTGGGAGGTGTAGGAAGTAAGTCTGTGAATTCAGGGGAAAAACAGAGTAGTGGGAAGTTGATGATGATGGCAAGGAAGAGTTATGCTAGTATTGATGAATTGAAGGGTTTATCGATTGCGGCCGCAAATGCGATTAATGGCGAAAACAGAGGAGCAAAGAAGGGTGGTAGTGTTTTGAGGAAGAGCACTGTATTCAGTTCCAGATATTACtga
- the LOC110801627 gene encoding chloroplastic group IIB intron splicing facilitator CRS2-B, chloroplastic: MLSAISAPYTLKPHPNTTHLRAKQFAPTSLRVSAVASSSEPNLEYTPWLIVGLGNPGIKYQGTRHNVGFEMIEKISQKEGILLNTIQSKALIGIGSIGEIPIVLAKPQAYMNYSGESVGPLAAYYKVPLRHILLVYDEMSLPNGVLRLQPKGGHGHHNGVKNVMGHLDGRKNFPRLSIGIGNPPGNMDMKAFLLQKFSPTERRQIDAALEQGIEAVRTLVLSGFSDSITRFNLGQKYKYHKV; encoded by the exons atgcttAGTGCAATTTCAGCTCCATATACACTCAAACCGCATCCGAATACAACCCATTTGAGAGCAAAGCAGTTTGCTCCGACTAGTTTACGGGTTTCAGCAGTTGCTTCTTCGTCGGAACCAAACTTGGAGTACACCCCTTGGCTTATTGTTGGTTTGGGTAACCCTGGAATTAAGTACCAAGGCACTCGCCATAAT GTGGGATTTGAGATGATTGAAAAGATCTCTCAGAAGGAAGGCATTTTGTTGAACACCATACAATCAAAAGCCTTGATAGGAATAG GTTCAATAGGGGAAATACCAATCGTCTTGGCCAAACCTCAAGCATATATGAATTACAGTGGGGAATCG GTTGGACCGCTGGCTGCATATTACAAAGTACCTTTGCGACACATCTTATTG GTCTATGATGAGATGAGCTTGCCTAATGGCGTCTTAAGGCTTCAGCCAAAAGGAGGACATGGACATCACAACGG AGTTAAGAATGTGATGGGACACTTAGATGGGCGGAAGAACTTCCCTCGGCTAAGCATAG GTATTGGGAATCCACCGGGAAATATGGATATGAAAGCGTTTCTTTTACAGAAGTTCAGTCCCACTGAAAGAAGACAG ATTGATGCTGCTTTGGAACAAGGTATTGAGGCTGTAAGGACCTTAGTGCTTAGTGGATTTAGTGACAGTATTACGAGATTTAATCTCGGGCAGAAGTACAAGTATCACAAAGTCTGA
- the LOC110801646 gene encoding uncharacterized protein produces the protein MSDLSARTSSALAITEKKPHIQRAGGCVGIFFQLFDWNRRFAKNKFFPKKLLPPVRTKVSKKFNAEEKLPVTKHLLIGDENNSGGFSSKLKKNGSCEPKKHEMQAPGLVARLMGLEAMPRSVAEDYNSNKNSTNHDCNKVKGEKFGSGFNNGLAKEELSLSPEKGNAVRPQKIQKTGFLDRKQVTRFGAEALQIKNVLSRSRKQHHHHHHHHHPKLASPVKSPKMGRNTSRLIDVAARILEPGIQASNRARCSLTYSNSATEKPWKEEVMNKVREDADLETEFLNAQAACRSCGNNLDVDSRDVDFPASSFREVFFHGLELEESRPRPAVYLENENDVVLLRTRYPSECVTTQTEDNRSPVKTEIRNEVHQTQCHEQIPVSRMFTSQKDAFSSINFKHRPQRHGEMLHGDRALPPKSKMTSTQGRRVSSAVNTVNETKDFIALNRNVSRNRLRVPSKSDSSIDADRRFCTGKNDSLTTQRSPVRKRRTLNANKQVDNASTANSSFEKQRTNKVNIVTGNGARIRSTPASQTCLRSRPASQRGNKNTDVVSFTFSSPVKSTLRASDEKGAKRRDPVRITNENLQHKLTTEENGVRKSSQNYLRMNGDALGALLEQKLKELSLQAENEAATGFIPSARTTASILQELISALTVEKPVSCEDGSQGTGSIDSQCESEVADSASQSGQAKLSNKRSSNGFSCTVDHYSPGCVLDASFSNDSCISSSIDDNSVKPVASTDVDIVDSASSTNWPRGRAVMLVTDLVNHTSAVLQNVNCVHSRLTATKLDYFQEIVLNAELLFSNAAVQSSSRILDFLVGPFLDELETLVIAAWKNTIILGIEVRKEDNPLRRFLFDCLVECLDVKYTRYSDSGFRAWSRLPKSIDAEVLIKSFDEEVRKWISFAGNATDTIIEREMSTSLGKWTDFEIETFETGAQISQDIVHNLVDEIVIDLCRSDISVY, from the exons ATGAGTGATTTGTCAGCAAGAACATCATCAGCTTTGGCGATAACAGAGAAAAAGCCACACATTCAAAGAGCAGGTGGTTGTGTTGGAATTTTTTTCCAGCTTTTTGATTGGAATCGAAGGTTTGCGAAGAACAAATTCTTCCCTAAGAAGCTTCTTCCTCCtg TTCGGACGAAAGTTTCTAAGAAATTCAATGCAGAGGAGAAATTGCCTGTGACTAAGCATTTATTG ATTGGTGATGAGAATAATTCCGGTGGGTTTTCAAGTAAATTGAAGAAAAATGGGAGTTGTGAGCCCAAAAAACATGAAATGCAAGCTCCAGGGTTGGTAGCTAGGTTAATGGGTTTGGAAGCCATGCCGCGTTCTGTGGCAGAAGATTATAATTCTAACAAGAACTCGACTAACCATGACTGTAATAAGGTTAAAGGAGAGAAATTTGGTAGTGGGTTTAATAATGGATTGGCGAAGGAGGAGTTGAGTTTGAGTCCGGAGAAAGGGAATGCTGTAAGACCACAGAAGATTCAGAAGACGGGGTTTTTGGATAGGAAACAAGTTACTAGGTTTGGAGCTGAGGCTTTGCAGATTAAGAATGTTTTGTCGAGGTCCAGGAAGCAGCATcatcatcaccaccaccaccaccacccaaaGCTTGCTTCCCCAGTTAAGAGTCCCAAAATGGGTCGAAATACGTCTAGGTTGATTGATGTTGCTGCTAGGATCTTGGAACCTGGGATACAGGCATCTAACCGGGCTAGGTGTAGTCTAACTTATTCAAACTCAGCAACTGAGAAGCCGTGGAAGGAGGAGGTGATGAATAAGGTGAGAGAAGATGCTGATTTAGAAACTGAGTTTTTGAATGCCCAGGCTGCTTGTCGAAGTTGTGGCAACAATTTGGATGTTGATTCTAGGGATGTTGATTTTCCTGCCTCTAGTTTTAGGGAGGTATTTTTTCATGGATTAGAATTAGAAGAAAGTCGGCCAAGACCAGCTGTATACTTGGAGAATGAAAATGATGTGGTTCTATTGAGAACCAGGTATCCATCTGAATGTGTAACCACTCAGACAGAGGATAATAGATCACCTGTTAAAACTGAAATCAGGAATGAAGTTCACCAGACACAATGTCATGAACAGATCCCAGTCAGCAGGATGTTTACGTCTCAAAAGGATGCGTTCTCGTCTATAAATTTTAAGCATAGGCCCCAAAGGCATGGCGAGATGTTGCATGGAGATAGAGCTCTTCCACCAAAGTCTAAAATGACAAGTACACAGGGCAGAAGAGTTTCATCAGCTGTCAATACGGTTAATGAAACAAAGGATTTTATTGCCCTCAACAGAAATGTGAGCAGGAACCGGCTAAGAGTACCTAGCAAATCTGATAGCAGCATTGATGCAGATAGAAGATTTTGCACAGGAAAAAATGATTCCCTAACAACACAAAGAAGTCCAGTTAGGAAAAGGAGGACTCTGAATGCTAATAAGCAAGTTGACAATGCATCTACTGCAAATTCATCATTCGAAAAGCAGAGAACTAATAAGGTCAATATTGTAACGGGAAATGGGGCAAGAATTCGTTCCACCCCTGCGAGTCAAACTTGTCTCAGAAGCAGGCCTGCCAGTCAAAGAGGTAATAAAAATACTGATGTTGTTTCTTTCACCTTTAGCTCCCCAGTAAAGTCAACCCTACGGGCTTCTGATGAAAAGGGTGCAAAAAGAAGGGATCCGGTTCGTATCACCAATGAGAATTTACAGCATAAGTTGACAACGGAAGAAAATGGTGTGAGAAAATCTTCCCAAAACTACTTGCGGATGAATGGAGATGCTCTAGGTGCCCTGTTGGAACAAAAGTTGAAGGAGCTTTCACTCCAGGCAGAAAATGAAGCAGCCACAGGTTTCATACCGTCTGCAAGAACTACTGCTTCAATTCTTCAGGAACTAATATCTGCCTTGACAGTTGAGAAGCCAGTTTCATGTGAAGATGGATCTCAGGGAACTGGTTCAATAGATTCTCAGTGTGAAAGCGAAGTTGCTGATAGTGCTTCTCAG TCTGGTCAGGCCAAGTTGAGTAACAAAAGATCTTCGAACGGATTTTCTTGTACAGTTGACCATTATAGCCCAGGATGTGTTCTCGATGCTTCATTTTCAAACGATAGCTGCATTTCAAGCAGCATTGATGATAATTCAG TCAAACCAGTGGCCTCTACTGATGTTGATATTGTGGATTCTGCATCCTCAACAAACTGGCCTCGTGGCCGCGCTGTTATGTTGGTCACTGATCTTGTAAACCACACCTCAGCTGTACTACAGAATGTCAATTGTGTTCATTCAAGATTGACTGCAACCAAGCTTGACTATTTCCAGGAGATTGTTTTAAATGCTGAACTCTTGTTTAGCAATGCTGCTGTACAGAGTTCATCTAGAATTCTGGATTTCCTTGTAGGCCCGTTTCTAGATGAGCTAGAAACCCTTGTGATTGCAGCATGGAAGAATACCATCATTCTTGGTATTGAGGTGAGAAAAGAAGATAATCCACTAAGGAGATTTCTGTTCGACTGTCTAGTAGAGTGCCTCGATGTAAAGTACACTCGTTACTCTGATTCTGGGTTCAGGGCATGGAGCAGGCTACCAAAGAGTATTGACGCAGAGGTTTTGATAAAATCTTTTGATGAAGAAGTTAGGAAGTGGATTAGTTTTGCTGGGAACGCGACAGAcactataatagaaagggaaaTGAGTACTTCATTGGGTAAATGGACAGACTTTGAGATTGAAACATTTGAAACCGGTGCCCAGATCAGTCAGGACATAGTTCACAACTTGGTTGATGAAATCGTTATAGACCTTTGCCGGTCTGACATAAGTGTTTACTGA